Proteins co-encoded in one Coregonus clupeaformis isolate EN_2021a chromosome 5, ASM2061545v1, whole genome shotgun sequence genomic window:
- the LOC121567192 gene encoding tripartite motif-containing protein 42, producing MPGTDSESGCWPRSRSSKKRDNHKAKHAGKEIGAKDAQTKAELDPVSHSLAFHLCCPACDTLLLQPVSLPCGHCLCQPCLEGIRKKPSSTKASDAEQPQPCSQCPRCLVHYSLQPGGAWPFPENLLLANVAEQLLERLEGLRRVKQPKNTRAKETALRVTTCEICSKQREAQRYCRTCGLNYCAKCLRKLHGNRAFQAHVLTEPVEGGCRDPCPTHHDRSLSHCCLDDGALGCQECMEQGHQGHDVSPVHEARARREVGIRNSLEQAAKVKSQCEADMVSMDQLRARTGSDGAELRRRVREGFLSLRNVLLDQEAALLSHLDNLNSSTRSRARDFLQTSAPLLGSLTGLEVISEQALLEPNTVAFLTGAVALTQWLQRVNGDIHRPALTLQEGEPFKGVKMDFDTLLRDLQGLLGTHLHWKSPEVAAVVAAATDVEAAVLEGCCEVVQVPSCPGTPHRTLALADSPRSPRTPRSPRKVVMEEQVGLSAGDCSDKEHHLLPRPPIIYQHIVSGATVEIFWMLPMGEEVETFDVHFQDAVIVGMAMEEGKGVVLVGLKTCNLQTAGLRLDTHYLFRARSVNSHGAGEWSSSYRVNTERQGDEAKAAVTQEI from the exons ATGCCTGGTACTGATTCTGAATCCGGCTGTTGGCCGCGCTCGAGGTCTTCGAAGAAGCGCGACAACCACAAAGCCAAACACGCGGGAAAAGAGATAGG CGCTAAGGATGCCCAGACCAAAGCTGAGCTAGACCCGGTGAGCCACTCCCTGGCTTTCCACCTGTGCTGCCCAGCCTGTGACACCCTCCTCCTCCAGCCCGTGTCTCTGCCCTGTGGCCACTGCCTCTGCCAGCCCTGCCTGGAAGGCATCCGCAAGAAGCCCTCCAGCACCAAGGCCTCTGATGCCGAGCAGCCCCAGCCCTGCTCCCAGTGCCCCCGCTGCCTGGTCCACTACTCCCTCCAGCCCGGCGGGGCCTGGCCCTTCCCAGAGAACCTTCTCTTGGCTAACGTGGCTGAGCAGCTCCTGGAGAGGCTGGAGGGCCTGAGGCGGGTTAAGCAACCCAAAAACACCCGGGCCAAGGAGACAGCCCTGAGGGTGACCACCTGCGAGATCTGCTCTAAGCAGCGCGAGGCCCAGCGCTACTGCCGCACCTGCGGCCTCAACTACTGTGCCAAGTGCCTGAGAAAACTCCATGGCAACCGGGCTTTCCAGGCCCATGTGCTGACAGAGCCCGTGGAGGGCGGGTGCCGCGATCCGTGCCCCACCCACCATGACCGCTCTCTGTCCCACTGTTGCCTTGACGACGGAGCTCTGGGGTGCCAGGAGTGCATGGAACAGGGGCACCAGGGGCACGACGTATCACCAGTCCACGAGGCCCGCGCCCGCAGGGAGGTGGGCATCCGCAATTCCCTAGAGCAGGCTGCGAAGG TGAAGTCCCAGTGTGAAGCCGACATGGTGTCCATGGACCAGTTGAGGGCCCGGACGGGCTCCGACGGTGCCGAGCTGAGACGCCGTGTGCGCGAGGGCTTCCTGTCTCTCCGTAATGTCCTGCTAGACCAGGAGGCAGCGCtgctctcccacctggacaaccTGAACTCCAGCACCCGCAGCAGAGCCAGGGACTTCCTCCAGACCTCTGCCCCACTCCTGGGCTCCCTGACTGGGCTGGAGGTGATCTCTGAGCAGGCCCTCCTGGAGCCGAACACCGTGGCCTTCCTGACCGGGGCCGTGGCTCTGACCCAGTGGCTGCAGAGGGTCAACGGGGACATCCATCGCCCTGCCCTGACTCTCCAGGAGGGGGAGCCCTTCAAGGGGGTGAAGATGGACTTTGACACCCTCCTTAGAGACCTGCAGGGCCTGCTTGGGACCCACCTCCACTGGAAGAGCCCCGAAGTGGCTGCAGTGGTTGCCGCGGCGACCGACGTGGAGGCAGCCGTTTTGGAGGGGTGCTGTGAGGTGGTGCAGGTGCCATCCTGCCCAGGGACCCCTCACCGCACCCTGGCCCTGGCGGACTCCCCCCGGAGCCCCCGGACCCCCAGGAGCCCCAGGAAGGTAGTGATGGAGGAACAGGTGGGCCTGTCGGCTGGGGACTGCAGCGATAAGGAGCACCACTTGCTGCCCAGGCCCCCCATCATCTACCAGCACATCGTCAGCGGAGCCACTGTGGAG ATCTTCTGGATGCTGCCCATGGGCGAGGAGGTGGAGACCTTTGATGTCCACTTCCAGGATGCTGTGATCGTGGGGATGGCtatggaggaggggaagggagtggTCCTGGTGGGGCTGAAGACCTGCAACCTGCAGACGGCCGGGCTCCGCCTAGACACACACTACCTGTTCCGGGCACGCTCTGTCAACAGCCACGGAGCCGGGGAGTGGAGCTCCTCCTACAGG GTGAACACTGAGCGCCAGGGAGATGAGGCCAAGGCAGCCGTGACACAGGAAATCTAA